A single window of Onychomys torridus chromosome 8, mOncTor1.1, whole genome shotgun sequence DNA harbors:
- the Wipf2 gene encoding WAS/WASL-interacting protein family member 2 — translation MKNLKRNRVWKEELFRVKLHISFFLQANIEQPKLSRDEQRNRGALLQDICKGTKLKKVTNINDRSAPIIEKPKGSGGGYGPGAAALQPKGGLFQGGVPKLRPVGTKDASETVAGKPALQVPSSRAAAPRPPVSTASGRPQDDTDSSRASLPELPRMQRPSLPDLSRPNTTSGTGMKHSSSAPPPPPPGRRANAPPTPLPMHSSKAQVYNREKPLPPTPGQRLHPSREGHPAPPPLKPPPSPVNIRTGPSGQSPAPPPPPYRQPPGVPNGPSSPTNESAPELPQRHNSLHRKTPGPVRGLAPPPPTSASPFLLSNRPPPPARDPPSRGAAPPPPPPMVRNGARDAPPPPPPYRMHGSEPPSRGKPPPPPSRTPAGPPPPPPPPLRNGHRDSITTVRSFLDDFESRYSFHPVEDFPAPEEYKHLQRVYPSKTNRAARGAPPLPPVLR, via the exons atgaagaaccTGAAAAGGAACAGGGTGTGGAAGGAG GAGCTCTTTAGGGTAAAGTTAcacatttccttcttcctccaggcAAACATAGAGCAGCCCAAACTCAGTAGAGATGAGCAACGGAATCGAGGGGCCCTCTTACAGGACATTTGCAAAGGGACCAAACTGAAGAAGGTGACCAACATTAACGATCGGAGTGCTCCCATCATCGAGA AGCCCAAAGGGAGTGGTGGTGGCTATGGCCCTGGAGCTGCTGCTTTGCAACCCAAGGGAGGCCTCTTCCAAGGAGGAGTGCCAAAGCTTCGACCTGTGGGGACCAAGGATGCTTCAG AAACTGTAGCTGGTAAGCCAGCCCTACAAGTCCCCAGTTCCCGAGCTGCTGCTCCAAGGCCTCCAGTGTCTACAGCCAGTGGGCGTCCTCAAGATGATACTGACAGCAGCCGAGCCTCCCTCCCAGAACTGCCCCGGATGCAGAGACCCTCTTTACCGGACCTCTCTCGTCCCAATACCACTAGCGGTACAGGCATGAAACACAgctcctctgctcctcccccaccacctccaGGGCGCCGTGCCAATGCGCCCCCTACTCCTCTACCTATGCACAGCAGCAAAGCCCAGGTCTACAACAGGGAGAAGCCCTTGCCTCCAACACCTGGACAGAGGCTGCACCCCAGCCGAGAAGGACATCCTGCCCCCCCTCCTCTAAAACCACCTCCTTCCCCTGTGAATATCAGAACGGGACCAAGTGGCCAGTCTCCGGCTCCTCCCCCACCGCCTTACCGCCAGCCTCCTGGGGTCCCCAATGGGCCCTCAAGCCCCACTAATGAGTCAGCCCCTGAGCTGCCACAGAGACACAATTCTTTGCATAGGAAGACACCAGGGCCTGTCAGAGGCCTTGCACctcctccacccacctcagcctccccctTTTTGTTGAGTAACAGGCCACCTCCCCCGGCTCGAGACCCTCCTAGTAGGGGAGCAG CTCCTCCACCCCCACCGCCCATGGTCCGAAATGGGGCCAGGgatgctcctcctcctccaccaccttaCCGAATGCACGGATCAGAACCTCCAAGCAGAGGaaagcccccacctccaccctcaagGACACCAGCTGGGccaccccctcctccaccaccacccctgcggAATGGCCATAGAGACTCCATCACCACTGTTCGTTCCTTCTTGG ACGACTTTGAGTCCAGGTATTCCTTCCACCCAGTGGAGGACTTCCCTGCTCCAGAAGAGTATAAGCACCTTCAAAGAGTATACCCCAGCAAGACAAACCGAG CTGCCCGTGGAGCCCCACCTCTGCCACCCGTTCTCAGGTGA